A single window of Vigna unguiculata cultivar IT97K-499-35 chromosome 1, ASM411807v1, whole genome shotgun sequence DNA harbors:
- the LOC114180751 gene encoding primary amine oxidase-like, whose product MEAKNLWRFLVLSTGVAIISLLSWLHLPSSSSSNKEVLNCNLYSGWCTSKNRFYSSARPKEIKNPSLSTHDHRSEIPQHPLDPLTIQEFNRVRTILSSHPLFKSSSSYTLNSVVLEEPDKKLVLKWKKGDPPLPRKASVVAALKGVSHVLTVDLEISQVTSHETGSASGYPTMTVEEMVGVLEVPLKSTEFNRSITKRGVNLADLACLPISSGWYGTPVEENRRLIKVQCYSKEGTVNFYMKPIEGVTALVDIDRKEVLAISDDGQNIPVASGANTDYRYSVQKLNGELRLLNPISLEQPKGPSFTVDGHLVKWANWEFHLRPDPRAGTIISQVKVRDPDTSKMRNVMYKGFTSELFVPYMDPTEGWYFKTYMDAGEYGFGLQAMPLDPLNDCPRNAYYMDGVFASSDGTPYLQPNMICIFESYAGDIAWRHAECPITDLKVTEVRPKVTLVVRMAAAVANYDYIVDWEFQTDGLIRSKVGLSGILMVKGTTYENMDKVPYQDYLYGTLLSENIIGVIHDHYITYHLDMDVDGSDNSFVKVNLKKQETSSEESPRKSYLKAVKKVAKTEKDAQIRLQLYEPSEFHVVNPLKKTRVGNPVGYKLVPGATAGSLLDPEDPPQKRAAFTNNQIWVTPYNKSEQWAGGLFVYQSKGDDTLQVWSNRDRGIENKDIVLWYTIGFHHIPCQEDYPIMPTVSSSFDLKPVNFFERNPILGVPPNFEEDLPVCQAHKSA is encoded by the exons ATGGAGGCCAAGAACTTGTGGCGCTTCCTGGTTCTTTCAACTGGCGTGGCAATAATTTCACTTCTTAGCTGGCTTCACcttccatcatcatcatcttccaACAAGGAGGTTCTGAACTGCAACCTTTACTCTGGATGGTGCACCTCAAAGAACCGCTTCTATTCCTCAGCACGGCCTAAGGAAATCAAGAATCCATCACTTTCCACTCACGACCACCGGTCAGAAATCCCTCAACACCCTCTTGACCCTCTAACAATCCAAGAGTTCAACAGGGTCAGAACCATCCTCTCTTCTCACCCTCTCTTCAAGTCATCATCCAGCTACACTCTAAACTCTGTGGTCCTTGAAGAACCAGACAAAAAACTAGTCCTCAAATGGAAAAAGGGTGATCCACCCTTGCCAAGAAAAGCTTCCGTGGTTGCAGCTTTGAAGGGGGTCTCTCATGTGCTCACTGTGGACCTCGAAATCAGCCAGGTGACAAGCCACGAAACTGGCTCAGCCTCGGGGTACCCCACCATGACTGTGGAAGAAATGGTGGGGGTGCTGGAGGTTCCCCTCAAGAGCACCGAGTTCAACCGTTCAATCACCAAACGCGGTGTGAATTTAGCAGACCTGGCTTGCTTGCCAATCTCTTCAGGGTGGTATGGGACACCGGTGGAGGAGAATAGAAGGTTGATCAAGGTGCAGTGCTATTCCAAAGAAGGCACTGTGAACTTCTACATGAAACCTATTGAGGGTGTCACTGCCTTGGTTGACATAGATAGAAAAGAGGTGCTGGCTATTTCAGATGATGGCCAAAACATCCCTGTGGCTAGTGGTGCCAACACTGATTACCGTTACTCCGTTCAGAAGCTGAATGGGGAGTTGAGGCTGCTGAATCCAATATCCTTGGAGCAACCTAAAGGTCCAAGCTTTACTGTTGATGGGCACTTGGTGAAGTGGGCAAACTGGGAATTTCACCTCAGACCTGACCCAAGAGCAGGGACCATAATTTCACAGGTCAAGGTGAGGGACCCTGACACATCAAAGATGAGAAATGTCATGTACAAAGGTTTCACCTCTGAGCTATTTGTGCCTTACATGGATCCCACAGAAGGGTGGTACTTTAAGACATATATGGATGCTGGTGAGTATGGATTTGGGTTGCAAGCAATGCCATTGGACCCCTTGAATGATTGCCCTCGGAATGCTTACTACATGGATGGTGTGTTTGCATCTTCTGATGGAACACCTTATCTCCAACCCAACATGATTTGCATCTTTGAGAGTTATGCTGGTGACATTGCTTGGAGACATGCTGAGTGCCCCATCACTGACCTCAAG GTTACTGAAGTGAGGCCGAAGGTGACACTAGTTGTGAGGATGGCAGCTGCAGTGGCAAACTATGACTACATCGTGGATTGGGAGTTTCAAACCGACGGGCTAATCAGATCAAAG GTTGGACTGAGTGGTATCTTGATGGTGAAAGGAACTACCTATGAGAACATGGACAAAGTTCCCTACCAAGACTATCTTTATGGAACCCTTTTGAGCGAAAACATTATTGGTGTAATCCATGATCACTATATCACATATCACCTAGACATGGACGTTGATGGGTCAGACAATTCATTTGTTAAGGTGAACTTAAAGAAGCAAGAGACGAGTTCAGAAGAATCACCCAGAAAGAGTTATTTGAAAGCAGTTAAAAAAGTGGCAAAGACAGAGAAAGATGCTCAAATTAGACTTCAACTGTATGAGCCATCTGAGTTTCATGTGGTGAATCCATTGAAGAAAACAAGGGTAGGGAACCCTGTTGGGTACAAATTGGTTCCAGGTGCCACAGCAGGTAGCTTGCTGGATCCAGAAGACCCACCACAGAAAAGAGCAGCCTTTACCAATAATCAAATATGGGTCACCCCTTACAACAAGAGTGAGCAATGGGCCGGTGGCTTATTCGTTTATCAGAGCAAAGGAGATGATACTCTTCAAGTGTGGTCCAACAG GGATCGTGGAATTGAGAATAAGGACATAGTATTGTGGTACACAATAGGATTTCATCACATACCATGCCAAGAGGACTACCCTATAATGCCTACTGTGTCATCAAGTTTTGATTTGAAGCCTGTTAATTTCTTTGAGAGAAATCCGATCCTTGGAGTGCCTCCTAATTTTGAGGAAGATTTACCTGTTTGCCAGGCTCATAAATCAGCTTGA
- the LOC114182197 gene encoding uncharacterized protein LOC114182197, whose product MCDEFKESMMSFFDMTDLGNMRYFLGIEVLQNTNGIFVCQRKYAHEILIRFNMVECNPVKNPIVPGMKLSRTDTRPKADATLYKQAVGSLMYLIATRPDLMYVVSLISRFMENPSESQLNVVKQILQYIKGATELGML is encoded by the coding sequence ATGTGTGATGAGTTTAAGGAGTCTATGATGTCATTTTTTGATATGACTGACTTGGGAAATATGAGGTATTTTCTGGGAATTGAAGTTTTGCAGAATACAAATGGTATTTTTGTATGTCAACGAAAATATGCACATGAAATATTGATTCGATTTAATATGGTGGAGTGCAATCCAGTAAAGAATCCAATTGTTCCAGGAATGAAGCTTTCCAGAACTGACACAAGACCTAAAGCAGATGCCACACTCTACAAACAAGCAGTTGGAAGCCTTATGTATCTCATAGCAACCAGACCTGATCTGATGTATGTGGTCAGCCTAATTAGCAGATTCATGGAGAATCCTTCAGAAAGTCAATTGAATGTTGTCAAACAAATCCTACAGTATATAAAGGGGGCTACAGAGCTGGGCA